One Edaphobacter flagellatus genomic region harbors:
- the asnB gene encoding asparagine synthase (glutamine-hydrolyzing) → MPERIHQAVASIIHRGPDDQGAWQSSTVSLGATRLRVVDTSAGAQPLTSEDKDVTVVFNGEIYNHAELRKELISYGHKFRTTCDTEVVLHAFMQWDTACIEKFRGMFAFAAWRESRRRLVLARDRMGIKPLYYALHGGDIYFGSEMKSIFCHPEISRDIDLGALDTYLGMNYVPGARTLAAGIRKLMPGCFLTWHDGDISSHCYWQVDRADLSAHTSIADSAARLDHLLSQSVKEHLAADVPVGLWLSGGIDSSTVLHYASQHASSPLKTFSITFGGREFDEAPYLREMATRYSTDHQELDLGPGTVTPDSITELAYYADEPNADAGAVPVWHLSRMSAKKVTVALSGEGADELFGGYITYLADKYARRARIVPRSLRRLSLHSANRLRASNKKIGFDYKLQRFLHGTLLDERSSHIFWNGTFSHLQRKELMVSQNSTHTLKMLATIPAGRDIRRFMAFDQAYFLPDNLLVKVDRMSMAHSLEVRPAFLDHRIVEFAATLPANYCIRGRNLKLLLRTLMKDKLPQNILAKKKQGLDIPVHDWLRGHLRPLLLDTLDRKTVEETGLIYWPHLESLIKLHMERKANYGYHLWGMLMLFLWIKQWKIQGGQDLQTPRDFSDDFSIVSA, encoded by the coding sequence TTGCCCGAGAGGATTCACCAGGCTGTTGCATCTATCATTCACCGTGGCCCTGACGATCAGGGCGCTTGGCAGAGTTCGACGGTCTCCCTGGGCGCTACCCGCCTGCGGGTCGTTGACACGTCTGCTGGCGCTCAACCGTTAACCTCTGAAGATAAAGATGTTACGGTCGTCTTCAACGGCGAAATCTACAACCATGCCGAGCTCCGCAAGGAGCTGATCTCCTATGGCCACAAGTTTCGAACAACCTGCGATACCGAGGTTGTTCTGCATGCGTTCATGCAGTGGGATACGGCCTGCATCGAGAAATTCCGGGGCATGTTCGCCTTTGCTGCCTGGCGCGAGTCGAGACGGAGGCTCGTGCTCGCTCGCGACCGCATGGGGATCAAGCCGCTCTACTATGCCCTTCATGGCGGCGACATCTACTTCGGCTCGGAGATGAAGTCGATCTTCTGCCACCCGGAGATCTCCAGAGATATCGACCTCGGCGCACTCGATACATACTTGGGAATGAATTATGTGCCGGGAGCACGCACGCTGGCGGCCGGCATCCGCAAACTTATGCCAGGTTGCTTTCTGACATGGCACGACGGCGATATCTCGTCGCACTGCTATTGGCAGGTCGATCGCGCAGATCTGAGCGCGCATACCAGCATCGCAGACTCTGCGGCACGGCTCGACCATCTACTCTCACAGTCGGTCAAAGAACACCTGGCAGCCGATGTTCCGGTTGGGCTATGGCTAAGTGGCGGCATCGATTCCTCTACGGTGCTGCACTATGCCAGCCAGCATGCTTCGAGTCCGCTTAAGACATTCTCCATTACCTTTGGCGGACGCGAGTTCGATGAAGCTCCATATCTGCGAGAGATGGCAACGCGCTACTCAACGGACCACCAGGAACTCGACCTGGGACCTGGGACGGTGACGCCAGACTCGATTACTGAGCTTGCATACTATGCCGACGAACCAAACGCCGATGCAGGGGCAGTCCCCGTATGGCATCTGTCGCGCATGTCTGCGAAGAAGGTAACCGTTGCTCTGAGCGGTGAGGGAGCAGATGAACTCTTCGGCGGTTACATCACCTATCTCGCCGATAAATATGCGCGACGCGCACGTATCGTGCCACGCAGCCTACGGCGACTCTCACTGCACTCGGCCAATCGGCTGCGAGCCTCGAACAAAAAGATCGGCTTCGACTATAAGCTGCAGCGCTTCCTTCACGGCACGCTGCTCGACGAACGCAGCTCGCACATATTCTGGAACGGCACTTTTTCACACCTGCAGCGTAAAGAGCTGATGGTTTCGCAGAACAGCACGCACACATTAAAAATGCTGGCTACGATTCCAGCAGGACGCGATATCCGTCGCTTTATGGCCTTCGATCAGGCCTACTTTTTGCCGGATAACCTGCTGGTCAAAGTAGATCGCATGAGCATGGCACACTCGCTTGAGGTGCGGCCTGCTTTCCTGGACCACCGCATCGTCGAGTTTGCCGCAACGCTGCCCGCCAACTACTGTATACGTGGCCGCAATCTGAAGCTGCTGTTGCGCACGTTGATGAAAGATAAGCTGCCTCAAAATATTCTCGCCAAGAAAAAACAAGGCCTTGATATTCCGGTGCATGACTGGCTCCGTGGCCACCTGCGGCCGCTGCTGCTCGATACACTCGATAGAAAGACGGTCGAAGAGACTGGTTTGATCTATTGGCCACATCTCGAGTCGCTGATTAAATTGCACATGGAAAGAAAGGCAAACTACGGGTATCACTTATGGGGCATGCTGATGTTGTTTCTATGGATCAAGCAATGGAAGATCCAGGGCGGACAAGACCTGCAGACCCCGAGGGATTTTTCGGACGATTTCTCTATCGTCTCGGCCTGA
- a CDS encoding ArnT family glycosyltransferase, producing MEDPGRTRPADPEGFFGRFLYRLGLNRLSVDAIVLIVACCAFLPLVFSPPHLMDDVDAVQAQIARNMLESGDWVTARLDGIAYLEKSPLIYWIMAASFKIFGVHDWAARLPLALINIALCWVTARFALWAFGRRAAIYSGTILATCIGIFLFTRILIPDAALTLTIALALWSMLRLLDDREQRPSLWFVVLYLSLACGLLLKGLVAAVFPIIIGGIYLAIMRQLSLRTILLKLRPLTGSLIVLALAAPWHVLATLRNPPFFDWTMHSSPGEYHGFFWFYFLNEHLFRFLNIRYPRDYNTVPRVWFWLLHLVWLFPWSLTFFGAFRQSYRPTDRAGRTRLLALIWILFILCFFTLSTTQEYYSLPIYPALAMLLGSYMASRENYPRLARVALTSILGICVAAIAFLLIYTANLPTAGDISAALTQNPDLYTLSLGHMGDLTLKSFAYLRLPLVIAGCGLLIGFIGLIRARKATATVAVLTVMMLAFLQAARLALITFDPYLSSYQLADALKHAPPGQLIEGDAYYAFSATFFYTNQEALLWNGRSANLEYGSYAPDAKRVFIDDAQLKDLWSRPQRTYLLVYGSDIPHLNSLLRQFKVIAHSGDNYLLSNRFEN from the coding sequence ATGGAAGATCCAGGGCGGACAAGACCTGCAGACCCCGAGGGATTTTTCGGACGATTTCTCTATCGTCTCGGCCTGAATCGACTCAGTGTCGATGCGATCGTACTGATCGTTGCCTGCTGTGCCTTTTTGCCATTGGTTTTCAGTCCACCGCATCTGATGGACGATGTCGATGCTGTGCAGGCTCAGATTGCCCGCAACATGCTGGAGAGTGGCGACTGGGTGACTGCGCGTCTCGATGGCATCGCTTATCTTGAAAAATCGCCATTGATCTACTGGATCATGGCAGCTTCGTTCAAGATCTTCGGCGTGCATGACTGGGCTGCCCGACTACCTCTGGCCCTTATCAATATTGCTCTTTGCTGGGTGACGGCACGCTTTGCGCTGTGGGCCTTCGGGCGACGCGCAGCCATCTACTCCGGAACGATACTTGCAACCTGCATCGGCATCTTCCTGTTTACGCGCATCCTGATTCCTGATGCCGCGCTCACGCTTACGATTGCTCTCGCGCTCTGGTCCATGCTTCGGCTTCTGGACGACAGGGAGCAACGACCTTCCCTCTGGTTCGTTGTGCTCTATCTAAGCCTGGCCTGTGGACTTCTGCTCAAGGGACTCGTCGCGGCAGTCTTCCCTATCATCATCGGGGGAATCTACCTGGCGATAATGCGGCAGCTCTCGTTGCGCACAATACTCCTCAAGCTCCGTCCACTTACCGGCAGCCTGATCGTTCTTGCCCTCGCTGCGCCGTGGCATGTGCTTGCAACTCTGCGCAATCCACCGTTCTTTGACTGGACAATGCATTCCAGTCCCGGGGAATATCATGGCTTCTTCTGGTTTTACTTCTTAAACGAACATCTATTCCGTTTCCTTAACATCCGGTATCCACGCGATTACAACACCGTGCCTCGCGTGTGGTTCTGGCTGCTTCACCTGGTCTGGCTCTTTCCATGGAGCCTGACCTTTTTCGGCGCTTTCCGACAAAGCTACCGTCCCACAGATCGAGCAGGACGCACACGTCTGCTCGCCTTAATCTGGATACTCTTCATCCTCTGCTTCTTCACGCTATCTACGACGCAGGAATATTACTCGCTCCCCATCTACCCTGCCCTGGCGATGCTGCTCGGAAGCTATATGGCCTCGCGCGAGAATTATCCGCGGCTAGCTCGTGTTGCGCTTACTTCGATTCTCGGGATTTGCGTCGCAGCCATCGCTTTCCTGCTGATCTACACAGCCAACTTGCCTACTGCCGGGGATATCTCTGCGGCACTCACACAGAACCCCGATCTCTATACGCTCTCGCTCGGACACATGGGCGATCTCACACTCAAGTCGTTCGCCTACCTCCGCCTTCCTCTTGTCATCGCTGGATGCGGGTTACTCATCGGCTTTATCGGTCTTATCCGAGCGCGCAAAGCTACGGCTACGGTGGCTGTACTCACCGTTATGATGCTTGCATTTCTCCAGGCTGCACGGCTTGCACTGATCACCTTCGACCCTTACCTCAGCTCCTACCAGCTTGCCGATGCACTGAAGCATGCGCCTCCAGGCCAGCTTATTGAAGGTGATGCCTACTATGCGTTTTCGGCTACCTTCTTCTATACGAACCAAGAAGCCCTGCTCTGGAACGGACGGAGTGCCAATCTTGAGTATGGGAGCTATGCCCCTGATGCAAAGCGCGTCTTCATCGATGACGCACAACTGAAGGATTTGTGGTCGAGACCGCAGCGGACTTACCTGCTTGTTTATGGTTCAGATATCCCTCACCTGAATAGCTTGCTGAGGCAATTCAAGGTTATTGCCCACAGTGGCGATAACTACCTTCTCTCAAATCGATTTGAGAATTGA
- a CDS encoding TonB-dependent receptor, with protein MRYVRSASFVFILMLFFVELAYAAITGVISGTITDTTGAVVPGVTVTALNEETGVRLTVVTDNRGFYSFPVLDVGRYTISTAQPGFDAYQATGIKVDANSSIRRDIILKVGNVAVVEEVTSNPVQVETQSTQLGEVIESQRITAVPLNGRAFTDLLALQPGVSPYSNTESADTPSPSGGLNGGNVSINGGRGASNGYMVNGGNVNDGVENSTAIVPNLDSLSEFRIITSNFDAEYGNFSGGQVNVVTKNGTNQWHGSAFEFLRDTVFNARPYSFSSPAPPRGSYRQNIYGGTFGGPIKKDKMFFFADFQGTNQRIGTTNSVTLPSAANLKGDVSDWTPLLTNFGGSVQGAGWAGVLSQRLGYTVTDQEPYFGDNACTPTSMDDPCVFPNAVIPKAAWSSAVTPLMKYIPTPNSTVVNSGTSSGIAPAYVTTAKNNTVDDYKEALRVDMNTRFGTFFGYYFMDNATIGNPYGGGNDGLFPTATQQRAQMSNLGLTTTFKNNAVNTFRFTYVRSAAHIGNPSYQTPGPTLASLGFVTPWGPAGGIGNINPSLAGVPNISISEGGTFGTPLSTQGRYVNTFQWLDNFMKVIGTHTVQFGVNYHYDQINERNAYAVNGSFNFPDGNETGLGFADFLLGAEDGGFTQASAQILDSRSHYAAGYVQDAWRARSDLTLNYGLRYEVTTPWYDTQNKIQTIVPGQQSQVFPGAPLGWVFPGDKGIPRTLAPIHWNKFAPRFGFAYSPTTQPSGLLSKITGGPGMFSLRGGYGVFYTNFQDESGFVVIGDAPFGLYYQAPVPTMLESPYIDRATQNIELQKFPFSFPPTNVSIKNPDNNVPWDNYLPLSSSYAVGVHNTVPYIQNYFLGIQRGIGRNTVVTATYVGNQGRHLANQVEANPGNPALCLSLNQAALAPGETPCGPRLESNSYTLKNGTVVPGTRPLGLAFGSNPYLLTQATSNFNSLQTNLKHSSTMWDVMVAYTFGRSFDNSSAMTDATNPINPRASYALSSYNVTHSLVASYNVQLPFARWTDNRFGKALLGGWSISGITKMASGQPITLSDNSDYSLTGSSGVDKPFYTPGNLFAGGLHGDRNPRDINPATGKHYPFFNTSLFTSEKNMKLGFGVVGNTHRRFFAGPGLNHTDLALLRDFHIHESHVLQFRAEAFNIANHAEFSNPSGSINSGNFGIVTTGINPRILQMAVKYHF; from the coding sequence ATGCGCTATGTGCGTTCAGCGTCATTTGTATTTATTTTGATGCTTTTCTTTGTGGAGTTAGCCTACGCTGCTATCACCGGTGTAATTTCAGGCACAATAACGGATACTACGGGTGCCGTCGTACCGGGAGTTACCGTTACCGCTCTCAATGAAGAAACAGGAGTGCGCCTAACCGTTGTTACCGACAATAGAGGCTTCTATAGCTTTCCCGTGCTCGATGTCGGTCGATACACCATAAGCACGGCACAACCTGGATTTGATGCCTATCAGGCGACAGGAATCAAAGTAGACGCCAACTCGTCTATTCGCAGAGATATTATCTTGAAGGTAGGAAATGTGGCGGTGGTTGAAGAAGTAACCAGCAACCCCGTACAGGTAGAAACACAAAGCACGCAGCTTGGCGAAGTTATCGAGAGCCAAAGGATTACTGCTGTACCGCTGAACGGTCGCGCATTTACTGATCTCCTCGCACTTCAGCCAGGTGTTTCTCCTTATTCGAATACAGAGTCTGCCGACACACCTTCGCCTTCGGGCGGTTTGAATGGTGGAAATGTATCCATCAATGGTGGCCGCGGAGCTTCAAATGGCTACATGGTGAACGGTGGTAATGTAAACGACGGTGTTGAGAATTCAACCGCCATCGTCCCCAATCTGGATTCTCTTTCAGAGTTCCGTATCATCACAAGTAACTTCGACGCCGAGTATGGCAATTTCAGCGGCGGGCAAGTAAACGTTGTCACAAAGAATGGAACCAATCAATGGCATGGTTCCGCATTTGAGTTTCTGCGCGACACCGTCTTCAATGCCAGACCCTATAGTTTTTCTTCCCCTGCGCCGCCTCGCGGCTCTTATAGGCAAAATATCTATGGCGGCACCTTCGGCGGGCCTATCAAAAAAGACAAAATGTTTTTCTTTGCCGATTTCCAGGGGACAAATCAGCGAATTGGCACCACGAACTCCGTCACTCTTCCCTCCGCAGCCAATTTGAAGGGAGATGTATCGGACTGGACACCTCTGCTGACCAATTTTGGGGGCTCTGTTCAAGGTGCGGGGTGGGCCGGCGTGTTGAGCCAGCGACTGGGTTATACCGTAACCGATCAGGAACCATATTTCGGCGATAACGCTTGTACACCCACATCAATGGATGACCCGTGCGTTTTTCCGAACGCTGTCATTCCGAAAGCCGCATGGTCTTCTGCCGTAACTCCGCTCATGAAGTACATTCCAACCCCCAACAGCACAGTCGTCAATAGTGGCACAAGCTCTGGAATCGCACCTGCCTATGTCACGACTGCTAAAAACAATACCGTGGACGATTATAAGGAAGCCCTTCGCGTCGATATGAATACGCGTTTCGGCACATTCTTCGGTTATTACTTCATGGATAACGCCACTATAGGAAATCCCTATGGTGGCGGCAATGACGGCTTGTTCCCCACAGCTACGCAGCAGCGCGCACAGATGAGCAACCTTGGCTTGACAACCACATTCAAGAACAATGCAGTCAATACCTTCCGCTTTACCTACGTGCGAAGCGCGGCCCACATAGGCAATCCAAGCTACCAGACGCCTGGCCCAACGCTCGCATCCCTTGGGTTCGTTACTCCCTGGGGACCAGCTGGAGGCATCGGCAACATTAATCCTTCACTTGCTGGCGTTCCGAACATATCAATTAGTGAAGGCGGCACCTTCGGTACACCGCTCTCCACTCAGGGACGGTATGTTAATACCTTCCAATGGCTCGATAACTTTATGAAGGTGATTGGTACGCACACCGTACAGTTTGGAGTGAATTACCACTACGACCAGATCAACGAACGCAATGCCTATGCCGTCAACGGTAGCTTCAACTTTCCTGATGGCAACGAGACGGGACTTGGCTTCGCCGATTTCCTGCTGGGTGCTGAGGATGGCGGCTTTACGCAAGCAAGCGCACAGATTCTCGATTCTCGCAGTCACTATGCCGCCGGTTATGTACAGGACGCATGGAGAGCGCGTTCGGACCTGACGCTTAACTATGGTCTCCGTTATGAGGTAACGACTCCCTGGTACGACACGCAGAACAAGATTCAGACCATTGTTCCTGGCCAGCAATCACAGGTATTTCCTGGAGCTCCGCTCGGTTGGGTTTTTCCAGGAGACAAAGGCATCCCTCGAACGCTGGCTCCCATCCACTGGAACAAGTTCGCTCCACGCTTTGGCTTCGCCTATTCCCCAACAACTCAGCCTTCGGGTCTTCTCTCGAAGATTACGGGCGGCCCAGGCATGTTTAGTCTTCGTGGCGGCTACGGTGTCTTTTACACCAATTTTCAGGATGAATCGGGATTCGTTGTAATTGGCGATGCTCCATTTGGTCTCTACTATCAGGCTCCAGTGCCTACGATGCTGGAATCTCCCTACATTGACCGCGCAACTCAAAATATTGAGCTGCAAAAATTCCCATTCTCTTTCCCCCCCACCAACGTATCTATTAAAAATCCCGACAACAATGTCCCGTGGGACAATTACCTTCCACTTAGCTCAAGTTATGCAGTTGGCGTACACAATACAGTTCCATATATTCAAAACTACTTCCTGGGAATTCAGAGGGGCATCGGTCGGAACACCGTGGTTACTGCTACTTATGTCGGCAATCAGGGCCGTCATCTGGCGAATCAGGTGGAAGCAAATCCTGGCAATCCTGCGCTCTGTCTCTCTCTTAACCAAGCCGCATTGGCTCCGGGAGAAACGCCCTGCGGGCCTAGGCTTGAAAGCAATAGCTATACGCTAAAAAATGGCACGGTCGTTCCGGGGACACGTCCTCTTGGACTTGCCTTCGGCAGCAATCCTTATCTTCTTACTCAAGCAACGTCCAACTTCAACTCGTTACAGACGAATCTGAAGCACTCCAGTACGATGTGGGATGTCATGGTCGCTTATACTTTTGGACGTTCATTCGATAACTCCTCCGCCATGACGGACGCTACAAATCCAATCAATCCAAGGGCCAGCTATGCGCTCTCGTCGTACAACGTTACTCACTCTCTCGTGGCAAGCTATAACGTTCAACTTCCCTTTGCGCGCTGGACCGATAATCGTTTTGGTAAAGCGCTTCTAGGAGGCTGGTCTATCTCCGGTATCACGAAGATGGCATCGGGACAACCTATCACGCTATCCGATAATTCCGACTATTCGCTCACCGGATCTTCCGGTGTCGATAAGCCTTTCTATACCCCTGGCAATCTATTCGCTGGTGGACTTCACGGAGACCGCAATCCAAGAGACATCAACCCAGCCACGGGAAAGCATTATCCTTTTTTCAACACCTCACTCTTCACTTCCGAAAAGAATATGAAGCTTGGTTTCGGCGTTGTCGGCAATACCCATCGTCG